One region of gamma proteobacterium HIMB55 genomic DNA includes:
- a CDS encoding DNA/RNA helicase, superfamily II (PFAM: Helicase conserved C-terminal domain; DEAD/DEAH box helicase) — MQLSENTAQTPENTALASEDILFESLDLDDSLMRGIKGLGFEKCSPIQAKILPYTLDGHDAIGKAQTGTGKTAAFLITLFNDLLNNPVEGERYLAEPRAVVLAPTRELVMQIADDARELGKHTGLSTVTLIGGADYAKQLSKVNDRVTDIVVATPGRLIDFIQRGDMFLDRVESLVLDEADRMLDMGFIPQVKRIVRSTPRKEDRQTLLFSATFSQDIMNLARQWTFDPITVEIEPERVATENVDQRVYLLESRDRLNVLKRILAEPDATSVIVFANRRDQVRRVYERLQKQGLECGILSGEVAQVKRTKTLERFKSGRIRVLIATDVAGRGIHVDGVSHVVNYDLPEDPEDYVHRIGRTGRAGEKGISISFASEDDAFLLPEIEALLGEPLKCSQVPEELLAD; from the coding sequence TTGCAATTGTCTGAAAACACCGCCCAAACGCCGGAAAACACGGCACTCGCAAGCGAAGATATCTTATTCGAATCGCTTGATCTCGATGACTCGCTGATGCGCGGCATCAAAGGCCTCGGCTTCGAGAAATGCTCGCCAATTCAGGCAAAGATTCTGCCTTACACACTCGATGGGCACGATGCTATTGGTAAGGCACAAACTGGAACCGGAAAAACTGCGGCTTTCCTGATTACCTTATTCAACGATTTACTCAACAACCCAGTTGAGGGTGAACGTTACCTGGCTGAGCCGCGTGCTGTGGTGCTCGCGCCCACTCGCGAGTTGGTCATGCAGATTGCAGATGATGCCCGTGAATTAGGTAAGCACACGGGTCTGAGTACGGTTACTCTGATTGGTGGCGCCGACTACGCGAAGCAACTGTCCAAGGTAAACGACCGCGTCACTGATATTGTCGTCGCAACGCCTGGGCGTTTGATCGATTTCATACAGCGTGGCGATATGTTCTTAGATCGGGTCGAATCACTCGTTTTGGACGAAGCCGATCGTATGCTTGATATGGGCTTTATTCCTCAAGTTAAGCGCATCGTGAGATCAACACCGAGAAAAGAGGATCGTCAGACCTTACTGTTCTCCGCCACCTTTAGTCAGGACATCATGAATCTTGCACGGCAGTGGACGTTTGACCCTATAACCGTCGAAATCGAACCTGAGAGAGTCGCTACAGAGAATGTTGATCAGCGTGTCTATCTTTTGGAGAGCCGCGATCGACTCAATGTTTTGAAACGGATTCTTGCTGAACCCGACGCTACTTCGGTGATTGTCTTCGCAAATCGCCGAGATCAGGTTCGCCGCGTTTACGAGAGGCTACAAAAACAGGGTCTTGAATGTGGCATTTTGTCGGGAGAGGTCGCACAAGTTAAGCGGACCAAAACCCTCGAGCGCTTCAAATCGGGTCGTATACGCGTGCTGATTGCAACCGACGTTGCGGGTCGTGGTATCCACGTCGATGGTGTCAGTCATGTTGTTAACTACGATCTTCCAGAGGATCCCGAGGATTACGTTCACCGGATAGGACGAACTGGCCGAGCGGGCGAGAAAGGTATTTCGATCAGTTTTGCCAGCGAGGACGATGCCTTTCTTCTGCCAGAAATCGAAGCACTGCTAGGCGAGCCCTTGAAGTGTTCTCAGGTCCCTGAGGAATTGCTCGCAGATTAA
- a CDS encoding putative efflux protein, MATE family (PFAM: MatE~TIGRFAM: putative efflux protein, MATE family), giving the protein MVRTSTSLTSEMKQLWRIGWPLLLAQAAQMGTGVVDTIMAARFGDKDLAAIAIGFHIWLPLYLIVLGMMFASSSIIAQDFGAGRIQRIRDQLPQSLWVAVLLSLLVAPLCYISPVGLPYLGIDALTAQKSGEYIRMVAFGLPAIGIFMALRYHTQGIGITSPFAVAAVIGFFANIPLNYMLIFGFGDIPAMGAKGCGIATAISMWLSAFIITIYVLNKKSLKQYLPSWTPVAPNPTAIKSILVLGFPVGATMFLETAVFTGIALLVSSLGDVAIGAHQIAFNVWDMFYIPMLAIGGAMATRMGHAIGAQDKPGVYRALKAGIIYSVAVSATTMVVLLSLPNLIVSVYTQSTDMSLLAVRLLSFAALFVMIDAVQIVGSFSMRAYKKTTFPFIASMVAYWLIALPLGYYLGIMSSDNASDGAAGFWVGIIVGVGVASGMIAIKLIGLLRQPLPKDFVAEA; this is encoded by the coding sequence ATGGTTCGAACATCCACATCACTCACGTCCGAGATGAAGCAACTCTGGCGCATTGGCTGGCCACTGCTACTAGCCCAAGCCGCTCAGATGGGTACAGGTGTCGTCGACACCATCATGGCCGCCCGTTTCGGCGATAAAGACTTAGCCGCCATCGCCATTGGGTTTCATATCTGGCTACCGCTATATCTTATTGTTCTTGGAATGATGTTTGCCTCGTCTTCCATCATTGCTCAGGACTTTGGTGCAGGACGTATTCAACGTATTCGAGATCAACTTCCCCAGTCACTTTGGGTGGCTGTGTTACTCAGCTTACTCGTTGCACCATTGTGCTACATCAGCCCTGTCGGCCTCCCGTATCTCGGCATCGATGCGCTAACTGCACAAAAATCCGGAGAGTACATCCGCATGGTGGCGTTTGGACTGCCTGCGATAGGGATATTTATGGCGCTCAGATATCACACGCAAGGTATTGGCATTACGTCACCGTTCGCCGTTGCGGCCGTAATAGGGTTCTTTGCGAATATCCCCCTGAATTACATGCTTATTTTTGGATTTGGCGATATTCCAGCCATGGGAGCCAAAGGCTGCGGGATCGCCACGGCTATCTCCATGTGGTTGTCGGCCTTCATTATTACGATCTACGTACTCAATAAAAAATCGCTGAAACAGTACCTCCCATCGTGGACACCCGTTGCTCCCAACCCCACTGCGATAAAGTCGATTTTGGTTCTCGGCTTCCCCGTCGGTGCGACCATGTTTCTCGAAACCGCAGTTTTCACAGGGATTGCTCTTTTAGTTTCGTCACTGGGTGATGTTGCTATTGGCGCCCACCAAATTGCCTTCAACGTTTGGGATATGTTCTACATCCCAATGCTCGCTATTGGTGGTGCGATGGCGACGAGAATGGGCCATGCAATTGGTGCTCAGGATAAACCCGGTGTTTACCGCGCGCTCAAGGCGGGAATTATTTATTCAGTCGCTGTCAGCGCCACGACCATGGTCGTACTGCTATCGCTACCCAACCTCATTGTGTCGGTGTACACACAATCAACGGACATGTCGCTACTTGCAGTGCGCCTACTGAGTTTTGCCGCTCTGTTTGTAATGATCGATGCCGTGCAAATTGTGGGCTCGTTCTCGATGCGTGCCTACAAAAAAACAACCTTCCCGTTTATCGCTTCGATGGTGGCTTATTGGTTGATTGCCCTCCCTCTCGGCTATTACTTAGGCATCATGAGTTCCGACAACGCGTCGGACGGTGCAGCGGGCTTCTGGGTAGGCATCATTGTCGGCGTTGGCGTGGCCTCGGGCATGATCGCTATCAAACTAATCGGTCTTTTGAGGCAGCCCTTACCCAAAGATTTTGTCGCCGAAGCCTAG
- a CDS encoding dinucleotide-utilizing enzyme possibly involved in molybdopterin or thiamin biosynthesis (PFAM: MoeZ/MoeB domain; ThiF family): MNDEWLERYSRQILLAEIDFAGQEAIASASVAIVGCGGLGSMIGLYLAGAGVGAITLIDDDRVDISNLHRQLAFRETDLDQPKSEALARQLCALNKDVAITAERYRFGTDSERDKASLKGVDLVLDATDNLEARHHIEAATHTLELPWVMGAATRFHGQVAAFSASRKEGCYRCIAPVTDAQRTADCRNEGVLGPVIGVIAAWQAQDALLSLAGKVSPAWGVLRVYDAKEQRIDKLAVGPVDGCAHS; this comes from the coding sequence ATGAACGACGAATGGTTAGAGCGTTATTCGCGCCAGATTTTGCTAGCAGAAATCGACTTCGCAGGGCAGGAGGCGATTGCGTCTGCCTCTGTGGCTATTGTCGGTTGCGGTGGGCTGGGGTCGATGATTGGGCTGTATCTGGCTGGCGCCGGAGTAGGGGCGATTACCCTTATTGACGATGACCGTGTAGACATCAGTAACCTTCATCGTCAGCTTGCGTTTCGTGAGACTGATCTCGACCAGCCAAAATCCGAAGCTCTGGCGCGTCAATTATGTGCGCTCAATAAAGACGTTGCGATAACAGCAGAGCGCTATCGGTTTGGGACTGACTCAGAACGTGACAAAGCGTCTCTCAAAGGTGTCGATTTGGTGCTCGACGCAACCGATAACCTCGAGGCGCGTCACCATATTGAGGCGGCGACCCACACACTAGAATTACCTTGGGTTATGGGAGCAGCCACGAGATTTCACGGACAGGTCGCTGCGTTTAGTGCTTCTAGAAAAGAAGGGTGTTATCGGTGTATCGCGCCTGTAACTGACGCTCAGCGAACGGCCGATTGTCGGAATGAGGGCGTGCTTGGGCCGGTGATTGGAGTTATAGCTGCTTGGCAAGCACAAGACGCACTCTTGTCGCTTGCAGGGAAAGTATCGCCTGCGTGGGGCGTCTTACGTGTTTACGATGCCAAAGAACAGCGTATTGATAAGCTTGCTGTTGGCCCAGTTGATGGATGCGCTCATTCGTAA
- a CDS encoding (protein release factor)-glutamine N5-methyltransferase (PFAM: Methyltransferase small domain~TIGRFAM: HemK family putative methylases; protein-(glutamine-N5) methyltransferase, release factor-specific) produces the protein MNIKQALAKQAGFRRDAEALLLHCLGREERAWLIAHDTDELPEAVVTEFEQFCQQRRSGMPLAYLLGFREFWSLKLKVTPDVLIPRPETEYLVEWAIEISQSGGCSSLLDMGTGSGAIALAMKSACPQLEVTATDESPAALAVARENALALGLGIELTESDWWSDLSGRFWSLIVSNPPYIAANDPHLTAGDLRFEPTNALTDGDDGLAAIRTIIDASPGHLEAGGWLLIEHGYDQAASVAKLMTERGFGNVTLRHDLAGRPRVTGGCWAA, from the coding sequence GTGAATATAAAGCAAGCGCTGGCCAAGCAAGCAGGGTTCCGGCGTGATGCTGAGGCACTGCTTTTGCACTGTCTGGGTCGTGAGGAGCGCGCTTGGTTGATCGCCCACGACACCGATGAGTTACCCGAGGCCGTAGTCACAGAGTTTGAGCAATTTTGTCAGCAGCGTCGGAGTGGAATGCCACTTGCCTACCTATTGGGTTTTCGCGAGTTTTGGTCGCTCAAATTGAAGGTCACCCCGGACGTATTGATACCCCGACCTGAGACCGAATATCTCGTAGAGTGGGCAATCGAAATATCACAATCGGGAGGCTGTTCGAGTCTTCTGGATATGGGGACTGGCAGTGGTGCCATCGCACTTGCAATGAAGTCTGCCTGCCCGCAGCTTGAAGTCACCGCGACCGACGAAAGCCCTGCCGCATTAGCGGTTGCGCGTGAAAACGCGTTGGCGCTTGGCTTAGGTATCGAGCTGACAGAGTCCGATTGGTGGAGCGACCTCTCCGGGAGATTCTGGTCACTGATTGTTTCAAACCCACCTTACATTGCTGCCAATGACCCACATCTAACAGCCGGCGATCTCAGATTTGAGCCTACAAATGCGCTTACGGATGGCGATGATGGTCTCGCCGCCATTCGAACTATTATTGATGCTTCGCCGGGACACCTGGAGGCGGGGGGCTGGTTGCTGATCGAGCATGGATACGATCAGGCGGCGAGTGTGGCAAAGTTGATGACAGAGCGTGGTTTTGGCAACGTGACATTGCGACATGATCTTGCGGGGCGGCCGCGTGTGACAGGTGGATGTTGGGCAGCATGA
- a CDS encoding bacterial peptide chain release factor 1 (bRF-1) (PFAM: PCRF domain; RF-1 domain~TIGRFAM: peptide chain release factor 1), protein MKSSLVTKLESLSDRHEEVSALLADAETASDPNKFRTLSQEYAQLDEVVKVYDGYRRAQDDLEEARLMLTDSDPDVREMAEEEVTTAESFMATAEADLQILMLPKDPKDKSNVFLEIRAGTGGDEAAIFSGDLFRMYSRYAESKRWAIEVISERAGEHGGYKEIITRVAGESVYAHLKFESGAHRVQRVPETESQGRIHTSACTVAVMAEPDEVEEIEIRKEDLRVDTYRSSGAGGQHVNTTDSAVRLTHIPTGIVVECQDERSQHKNRARAMSLLQAKLASASEQQLAAEQAEERRNLVGTGDRSDRIRTYNYPQGRVTDHRINLTLYKLDEVVQGDLDAVVQPLRQEHQADLLAALGDE, encoded by the coding sequence GTGAAATCGTCGCTTGTTACCAAGCTTGAATCCTTATCAGATCGTCACGAGGAAGTCTCTGCGTTACTGGCTGATGCGGAAACGGCTTCCGATCCCAATAAATTCAGAACACTGTCACAAGAATATGCGCAGCTTGATGAAGTAGTGAAAGTCTATGACGGCTATCGGCGCGCGCAGGATGATCTAGAAGAAGCGCGGCTGATGCTTACTGATTCAGATCCCGACGTCAGGGAAATGGCTGAAGAAGAGGTGACAACAGCTGAGTCGTTTATGGCAACCGCTGAGGCTGATCTTCAGATCTTGATGCTGCCCAAAGACCCCAAAGACAAAAGTAATGTCTTTCTGGAAATTCGTGCAGGAACGGGTGGTGATGAGGCGGCCATCTTCTCAGGCGATTTATTTCGCATGTACTCGCGATATGCGGAGAGTAAACGTTGGGCAATCGAGGTTATCTCCGAGCGTGCTGGTGAGCATGGTGGGTACAAGGAGATTATTACGCGTGTAGCGGGTGAGTCGGTATACGCACATCTAAAGTTTGAGTCAGGCGCACATCGTGTGCAGAGAGTTCCTGAGACTGAGTCTCAGGGGCGGATCCACACGTCAGCATGCACTGTTGCGGTCATGGCTGAACCTGATGAGGTCGAAGAAATTGAAATCCGCAAAGAAGATTTACGGGTCGACACTTACCGCTCGTCGGGCGCTGGCGGCCAGCACGTCAACACGACCGACTCTGCCGTTCGCTTAACCCATATCCCAACGGGCATCGTGGTCGAGTGTCAGGACGAGCGATCGCAGCATAAGAACCGCGCTAGGGCGATGTCGCTTTTGCAGGCAAAGCTAGCGTCTGCTTCTGAGCAGCAATTGGCGGCGGAGCAGGCTGAAGAGCGCCGTAATCTGGTGGGGACTGGTGATCGGTCCGATCGTATTCGAACCTATAATTACCCACAGGGGCGCGTCACTGACCATCGGATTAATCTCACCTTGTACAAGCTTGACGAGGTCGTACAAGGCGATTTGGACGCTGTGGTCCAGCCGCTGCGTCAGGAGCATCAGGCCGATCTCCTTGCCGCGCTCGGCGACGAGTAA
- a CDS encoding glutamyl-tRNA reductase (PFAM: Glutamyl-tRNAGlu reductase, N-terminal domain; Shikimate / quinate 5-dehydrogenase; Glutamyl-tRNAGlu reductase, dimerisation domain~TIGRFAM: glutamyl-tRNA reductase) — protein MTSKIIVIGVNHDSAPVDVREREAFAPEVVPEAISDLISSTQLEEGVILSTCNRTEIYGWFAQEDQAVAAGDDVVQWLAKFHGLSSEDLDTCTYRSHGLPALTHLVRVAAGLNSMVLGEPQILGQIKSAFAVSQESGGIGDSLSKLFPEAFRLAKRVRTDTAIGENPVSVAYAAVDLAGRIFSDLGNRTALLLGAGETIELVARHLNEAGLGKLIVANRTLKRAETLAEQFNAEAILLADVTERLPSADIVISSTASQLPILGKGAVEEAIKARRFRPALLIDLAVPRDIEPQVASLSDVYLYTVDDLRDVVEENVRLRSHEANKADKIVEEGVVEVEASWHLRASSDVVRNYRESAMAIQQAELERALKALESGKSAEEVVTRLSRDLTNKLIHAPTAGLKQIAKEGDRVNVSRAAELLGVSSSIPSDGSSTLQ, from the coding sequence ATGACGTCAAAAATAATTGTCATTGGAGTTAACCACGACTCAGCGCCGGTCGACGTGCGCGAGCGGGAGGCGTTTGCGCCTGAGGTGGTTCCCGAGGCGATTTCTGATTTGATCTCTTCTACGCAGCTCGAAGAGGGCGTTATCCTCAGTACCTGCAACCGAACCGAAATCTATGGCTGGTTTGCACAGGAAGACCAGGCCGTAGCTGCGGGTGACGATGTTGTGCAGTGGTTGGCAAAGTTCCATGGATTGTCCTCCGAGGATCTTGATACTTGCACTTATCGGAGTCACGGCCTTCCTGCGCTAACACATCTGGTGCGCGTGGCTGCGGGATTGAACTCGATGGTTTTGGGTGAGCCCCAAATTCTCGGACAGATAAAGTCGGCATTCGCAGTCTCTCAGGAGAGCGGTGGTATCGGCGATTCTTTGAGCAAGCTTTTTCCTGAAGCATTCCGACTGGCTAAGCGCGTGCGCACGGATACCGCGATCGGCGAGAACCCTGTGTCTGTTGCTTACGCTGCAGTTGATTTGGCAGGCCGAATATTTTCGGATCTTGGCAACCGCACGGCACTTTTGCTTGGTGCAGGCGAAACTATCGAGCTCGTGGCTAGGCATCTTAATGAGGCAGGGCTCGGTAAGCTCATTGTGGCAAACCGAACACTCAAGCGCGCTGAGACTCTGGCTGAGCAATTTAATGCGGAAGCTATTTTACTCGCCGACGTAACTGAGCGACTCCCAAGTGCGGATATCGTTATCAGTTCGACAGCGAGTCAACTACCGATTCTCGGTAAAGGTGCGGTTGAGGAGGCGATAAAAGCCCGCCGTTTCAGACCCGCGCTTCTCATTGACTTGGCGGTCCCACGAGACATTGAGCCTCAAGTCGCCTCGCTATCGGATGTATACCTCTACACCGTGGACGATCTGCGCGATGTCGTCGAGGAAAATGTTCGGCTGCGTAGCCATGAGGCCAATAAGGCGGACAAGATTGTTGAAGAGGGTGTTGTTGAGGTTGAAGCATCATGGCACCTGCGTGCGTCTTCCGATGTGGTGAGGAACTATCGCGAGTCTGCTATGGCGATTCAGCAAGCCGAGTTGGAGCGTGCCCTGAAGGCACTTGAAAGCGGGAAATCAGCGGAAGAAGTAGTTACTCGCCTTTCACGTGACCTAACCAATAAACTCATTCACGCACCAACCGCAGGACTAAAACAGATCGCAAAAGAAGGCGATCGTGTTAATGTCTCGCGTGCAGCAGAGTTGCTGGGTGTGTCCTCTTCGATACCTTCGGACGGTTCGTCGACACTTCAGTAG